The following proteins come from a genomic window of Lolium rigidum isolate FL_2022 chromosome 5, APGP_CSIRO_Lrig_0.1, whole genome shotgun sequence:
- the LOC124657906 gene encoding MADS-box transcription factor ANR1-like, with protein MTRRKIVIRRIENMGKRQATFCKRRSGLLKKAQELAILCDVQVAVIVFSSTGRLYEYASSTTTTTTTSMAMASILQKYRSAQEQQQLLNPVPQLMEAYGGETIKLKSQRLVFVGTSVGEELTPY; from the exons ATGACGAGGCGCAAGATTGTGATTAGGAGGATTGAGAACATGGGTAAGAGGCAGGCCACTTTCTGCAAGCGGCGTAGTGGCCTGCTAAAGAAAGCACAAGAGCTGGCCATCCTCTGTGATGTCCAGGTCGCCGTTATCGTCTTCTCCTCCACCGGACGCCTCTACGAGTATGccagctccaccaccaccaccaccaccacttccaTGGCCATGGCTTCCATTCTTCAAAAGTATCGATCTGCACAGGAGCAGCAACAGCTGCTGAATCCAGTGCCACAACTCATG GAAGCTTATGGGGGAGAGACTATCAAACTTAAGAGTCAAAGACTTGTGTTTGTTGGAACATCAGTTGGAGAAGAGCTTACACCGTATTAA